A genome region from Plasmodium vivax chromosome 11, whole genome shotgun sequence includes the following:
- a CDS encoding hypothetical protein, conserved (encoded by transcript PVX_113855A), whose amino-acid sequence MMETQITQAETEEQHLLSELNDEGGGKKEKKKKLYELNELHHLVNALPYIDSHDSELEKNAKQLVEEEMMLMNKQNEVKNYLQSFDIPPSVYAKMESSLMPNELKRCEQGITMQKLNLSSYNIQGEQLEEEKNLNQWSNTLKKHQIVLENLHNALINVELMNKYKEVMWSEHMKVFTHIDINLQNNIKLLKDQIDNINKQRKLHQLSYVNDLSALQNERNEYKRKNDIVLEEIKRLHSENLRLRYRRNVE is encoded by the coding sequence ATGATGGAGACGCAAATCACGCAGGCGGAAACGGAAGAGCAGCACCTGTTGAGCGAACTGAACGACgaaggaggagggaaaaaggagaagaaaaaaaagctgtaCGAGCTGAACGAGCTGCACCACTTGGTAAACGCACTGCCGTATATCGACTCGCACGACAGCgaactggaaaaaaatgccaaacagctggtggaagaagaaatgaTGTTAATgaacaaacaaaatgaagtgaaaaattatttgcaaaGCTTTGACATCCCCCCATCAgtgtacgcaaaaatggagagctcACTCATGCCAAATGAGTTAAAGCGCTGCGAACAGGGCATCACCATGCAGAAGCTAAACCTAAGTAGTTACAACATCCAAGGGGAGCAgttggaggaggaaaaaaatctcAACCAGTGGTCCAACACTTTGAAGAAGCATCAAATCGTTTTGGAAAATCTACACAACGCACTTATCAACGTGGAGCTGATGAACAAATATAAGGAGGTCATGTGGAGCGAGCACATGAAAGTTTTTACACACATAGATATCAACCTGcagaataatataaaattgctGAAGGATCAAATTGACAATATAAATAAGCAGAGGAAGCTGCACCAGCTCAGCTACGTCAACGACTTGTCTGCCCTGCAGAATGAGAGGAACGAGTACAAGCGGAAGAACGACATCGTTTTGGAGGAGATCAAGCGGCTTCACTCGGAGAATCTGCGCCTGCGTTATCGGCGTAATGTGGAATGA
- a CDS encoding hypothetical protein, conserved (encoded by transcript PVX_113865A) codes for MKRGSATLADSPKYAKRKKNKWAVPASPFECKKNSYVRCRRNSFNNLGGLLLEKNFFIFNFLLSVKCNEEEKKKKKKKNTSECAISDGDAELRPYYLSQGEQVFLQQDDQNGWSEEEPTRMQGGDSCEPTGEATEIHTEPNEPRGECPKGNLIEKHMNTLLKGNFFFYIKNYIHHILRNVDICREEKPNETFFEFYTNFKNKKKKIYFCNSEELLSDVYCDVSEASDDSDYNYFFEKANQLHDYEGEDGSEDGGAENDIVMQVTGRRESEATDGMEKTNGDMCLIPNLSKKLNNLQFQKRHSMLSVDEDKSKREAKERKFAKYACGRCGGGWPAGEGELSDATNSSNVTDPSGEGNTVCLLQILISNLTQGELLFWAKVKSCIEQFLGTIKTAVLFKGPANYLETPYVEIMDEIEKRKGEKEHIKYIKKKKKLLTLRKEQKCINCLFEKTINSVRISIKYDLTLASENFNYLFKNRIYKYKKFIEKMLTQKWGDVPNVDHTDEKSSFLHSQLNPIVFKNLTKKNYDFSLLIHSVHLELYGYMYMRDYLFFLLIMVEVYVFIHFNDINYTYAHNTDLFLDQILKNLFT; via the coding sequence ATGAAGAGGGGCAGTGCAACTCTTGCAGACAGCCCCAAGTACgccaaacggaaaaaaaacaaatgggcagtccccgcctccccctttgaatgcaaaaaaaacagctacgTACGCTGCAGGAGGAACAGCTTTAACAACTTGGGGGGACTGCTCCTGGAAAAgaacttcttcatttttaatttcctcctAAGCGTGAAATGtaacgaagaggaaaaaaaaaaaaaaaaaaaaaaaaacacttcgGAATGTGCCATATCGGATGGCGACGCAGAATTGCGGCCGTATTACCTCAGCCAGGGGGAGCAGGTATTCCTCCAACAGGATGATCAAAATGGGTGGAGCGAGGAGGAGCCAACGCGCATGCAGGGTGGAGACAGCTGCGAGCCAACTGGGGAGGCCACAGAAATACACACAGAGCCAAATGAACCAAGGGGAGAATGCCCCAAAGGGAATTTAATCGAAAAACATATGAACACTCTGCtgaaaggaaatttttttttttacataaaaaattacattcaTCACATCTTGAGGAACGTGGACATTTGCAGGGAGGAAAAACCGAACGAAACGTTTTTCGAGTTTTACActaatttcaaaaataaaaaaaaaaaaatttacttttgCAACAGCGAGGAGTTGCTAAGTGATGTGTACTGCGACGTTTCGGAGGCCTCCGATGATAGCGACTACAACTACTTTTTTGAGAAGGCCAATCAGCTGCATGATTACGAGGGTGAAGACGGCTCGGAGGACGGGGGAGCGGAAAATGACATAGTGATGCAGGTGACTGGGCGGCGGGAGTCAGAAGCGACGGACGGTATGGAGAAGACGAACGGGGATATGTGCCTCATCCCGAATTTGAGTAAAAAGCTGAACAATCTGCAATTTCAGAAGCGCCACTCAATGTTGTCCGTCGACGAGGATAAGAGCAAGCGTGAGGCGAAGGAACGCAAGTTTGCCAAGTATGCCTGCGGCCGCTGCGGAGGGGGATGGCCTGCCGGTGAGGGGGAACTTTCTGATGCAACTAACTCGTCTAATGTGACTGACCCCTCCGGCGAGGGCAACACCGTTTGCCTTCTGCAGATCCTCATTTCGAACCTTACCCAGGGGGAGCTACTCTTCTGGGCGAAAGTCAAAAGCTGCATAGAGCAGTTCCTCGGGACGATAAAAACGGCCGTCCTTTTCAAGGGCCCAGCCAACTATCTAGAAACACCGTACGTGGAAATTATGGACGAAATAGAAAAgcggaagggggaaaaagaacacataaaatatataaaaaaaaaaaaaaaattactaacTCTgcgaaaggaacaaaaatgcaTCAACTGTTTGTTCGAAAAAACGATCAACTCTGTTCGAATTTCCATCAAATATGACTTAACCCTAGCGagcgaaaattttaattacctCTTCAAAAATaggatatataaatataaaaaatttattgaaaaaatgctgacgcaaaaatggggagatgTTCCCAATGTGGACCACACAGATGAGAAGTCCTCTTTTTTACACAGTCAATTAAATCccattgtttttaaaaatttgacgaaaaaaaattacgactTTTCACTTCTCATTCATAGTGTCCATTTGGAGCTGTATggatatatgtacatgcgcgattatttatttttcctgctCATCATGGTGGAGGTTTACGTGTTTATTCACTTCAATGATATCAACTACACGTATGCGCACAACACAGATTTGTTCCTCGaccaaattttaaaaaatctgtTCACGTAA
- a CDS encoding transporter, putative (encoded by transcript PVX_113850A), producing the protein MKAPEKDEAVANHPKSAQGAELNGKKGGALKINMQNEDEEAAKEYLSSIDNEVLTKLSCFSGLGTYLAKLKLKVNKFYFIYTILTIIHFSIYVNRGIIPGSYDFLSSYLKEKYATTNVDVHIGFLTSVFVFGLSISSIISGSLASTYSVFRITDVFLFQNSLALLMTGFSFIIGSYYSLMFSRFFCGFSEAAFITIIPPLIYSYSKDRAGSWISIFITMFPLGGCIGYLLAVLLPALKISIAQYFIGSGTVFMFFFLCFYLFDENLLKRYEDEKSRREQQSGGKPSEKPSEQPSEQPSKQPSEQPSKQPSKQPSEQPSKQPSKQPSEQPSETRAGNAGRDREEGKNLRKSVKGAVPSSVASHGAAHPGVPQKSANANNSANSANSTATAPRNRAPNKNASNSSSGRAAPGGQSRPAGGRRQSSNAQSGNAQSGNTQSGNTQSGNTQGGNTQSGGPQRGNPQGGQKQGSSTQSSNTQSGGPQSSNTQSAKPQTAKPQTAKPQTAEGGSGERKALEEGVEARKRGTNSSSGMYEEEMMHQAGEATSFNKTRSFNSTQKNYSDLNSNAYIGEIDLEANDDEEQQNISNNSYINNNLDKMYLTKSFGDDEVYMNTTQESYGKARKENKYLEIELDNCIESMDEEKNNEHLNLGLLVNTTLTNISFLILVTALTAHTDMIQSYLVYGAPILYALKLFPSYKAATVFCSLCACLSSIVGTCLGGFLMDFYNLNIQNVDKNYEHIKNNEKKIKIYSKDVLMYQYLRIIGIQTFIILVIASSLVMLIPFITNTYLFTFVMTLGLTFLFSAMPGHNIGIMVCVPQNIRAFSIGMSSFISHLLGDIPWTIIIGKIKGTLSPDCVVTRNGELSERCFQQSRGLRVTLFIICSKSLIMAAASFLLSVYAKKKIRRYKNKQGQGTKA; encoded by the exons atgaaagcgcCGGAAAAAGATGAAGCCGTTGCCAACCATCCCAAGAGCGCCCAGGGCGCAGAGctgaacggaaaaaaagggggagcccTAAAGATAAacatgcaaaatgaagatgaagaagcagcCAAGGAGTATCTCTCCAGCATTGACAATGAAGTGTTAACCAAATTGAGTTGCTTCTCCGGCCTTGGAACGTATCTAGCCAAACTGAAGTTGAAAGTTAATAAGTTTTATTTCATCTACACTATATTGAccataattcatttttcaatttacGTCAACAGAGGAATCATCCCCGGCTCGTATGACTTCTTGTCCTCTTACCTGAAGGAGAAATACGCAACGACGAATGTAGATGTGCACATAGGCTTCTTAACCTCCGTGTTTGTCTTTGGATTAAGCATCAGCTCCATCATCAGTGGCTCCCTTGCGTCAACCTACAGTGTCTTTAGAATAACCgacgtttttcttttccaaaattcgCTAGCCCTCCTCATGACTGGCTTTTCGTTTATCATCGGTTCGTATTACTCCCTAATGTTTAGTAGATTTTTCTGCGGGTTTAGTGAAGCTGCCTTCATTACCATCATCCCCCCTTTGATTTATTCCTATTCGAAGGATAGGGCTGGCTCATGGATTAGCATTTTCATTACTATGTTCCCCCTAGGGGGGTGCATCGGTTACCTGCTCGCCGTTCTACTCCCCGCGCTGAAGATCAGCATCGCGCAGTACTTCATCGGCTCGGGCACCGTCTtcatgtttttcttcctctgcttCTACCTGTTCGATGAGAACTTGCTGAAGAGGTACGAGGATGAGAAGAGCAGGCGGGAGCAGCAgtcgggggggaagccctcGGAGAAGCCTTCAGAGCAACCTTCAGAGCAACCCTCGAAGCAACCTTCAGAGCAACCCTCGAAGCAACCCTCGAAGCAACCCTCAGAGCAACCCTCGAAGCAACCCTCGAAGCAACCCTCAGAGCAACCCTCAGAGACGCGGGCGGGGAATGCCGGCAGAGACCgagaggaggggaagaacctGAGGAAGTCCGTTAAGGGAGCCGTCCCGTCGAGCGTCGCCAGCCACGGGGCCGCCCACCCGGGAGTCCCTCAGAAAAGCGCCAACGCGAACAACTCGGCCAACTCGGCCAACTCGACCGCGACCGCGCCCAGGAACAGGGCGCCCAACAAGAACGCGAGCAACAGCAGCTCGGGGAGAGCCGCGCCCGGCGGGCAGTCCCGGCCCGCGGGTGGCAGGAGGCAGAGCAGCAACGCGCAAAGCGGCAACGCGCAGAGTGGCAACACGCAGAGTGGCAACACGCAGAGTGGCAACACGCAGGGTGGTAATACGCAAAGTGGCGGCCCGCAGAGAGGCAACCCGCAGGGGGGTCAGAAGCAGGGGAGCAGCACGCAAAGCAGCAACACGCAGAGTGGCGGCCCGCAAAGCAGCAACACGCAGAGTGCCAAACCGCAGACTGCCAAACCGCAGACTGCCAAACCGCAGACTgccgaggggggaagcggcgagcGCAAGGCCCTGGAGGAGGGCGTGGAGGCCAGGAAGAGGGGCACCAACAGCAGCTCGGGGATGTACGAAGAGGAAATGATGCACCAGGCAGGCGAGGCAACGAGCTTCAACAAAACGAGGTCCTTCAACTcgacgcaaaaaaattacagcGATTTGAACAGCAACGCATATATAGGCGAAATCGATTTGGAGGCAAACGACGATGAAGAGCAGCAAAATATAAGCAACAATAGttacattaataataatttagataaaatgtatttgACCAAATCGTTTGGAGATGATGAAGTGTATATGAATACAACACAGGAGTCATATGGAAAGGcaagaaaggaaaataaatatttagaaaTTGAGCTAGATAATTGCATCGAATCTATGGATGAGGAGAAGAACAATGAGCACCTCAATTTAGGTCTCCTTGTAAATACTACCCTTACGAATATTAGCTTTCTCATTTTAGTGACCGCGTTAACGGCACACACAGATATGATTCAGTCCTATTTGGTGTACGGAGCACCCATCCTCTATGCATTAAAGTTATTCCCCTCTTACAAAGCGGCCACGGTGTTTTGTAGCCTGTGTGCTTGTCTCTCCTCCATCGTGGGAACCTGCCTGGGAGGGTTCCTCATGGATTTCTATAACTTGAACATCCAAAACGTAGATAAGAATTAtgagcatataaaaaataatgaaaagaaaattaaaatttacagcAAGGACGTTTTGATGTACCAGTACCTGCGAATCATCGGCATCCAGAccttcatcattttggtgATCGCCAGCTCGCTCGTCATGTTAATTCCGTTCATCACCAACACGTACCTCTTCACCTTCGTCATGACGCTCGGCCTgaccttcctcttctccgcCATG CCTGGCCACAACATCGGAATCATGGTGTGCGTGCCGCAGAACATCCGCGCCTTTTCCATTGGAATGTCCTCCTTCATTTCGCATCTGCTCGG agaCATCCCCTGGACGATCATCATCGGCAAGATTAAGGGAACCCTATCCCCGGACTGCGTCGTGACTAGAAAT GGCGAACTGAGCGAGCGCTGCTTCCAACAGAGCAGGGGCCTGCGAGTGACTCTCTTCATCATCTGCTCCAAGTCCCTCATCATGGCGGCGGCCAGCTTTCTCCTCAGCGTGTACGCCAAGAAGAAAATTAGGAGGTACAAGAACAAGCAAGGCCAAGGCACCAAGGCGTGA
- a CDS encoding 60S ribosomal protein L19, putative (encoded by transcript PVX_113860A), with protein sequence MSLKLQKRLAASVLKCGKNKIWMDPNEISEISLANSRFSIRKLYKEGLILKKPQKVHSRARVRLYKLAKRKGRHMGIGKRRGTKNARTNQKTLWIKRQRVLRRLLKRLRDAKKIDRHLYHSFYLKCKGNQFKNKRTLIEAIQREKTETLKKKSIADQLEAKRLKAQVLRNKRKLKKDKEALS encoded by the exons ATG tcGCTCAAATTGCAGAAGAGATTAGCCGCGTCTGTGTTGAAGTGtggaaagaacaaaatatggATGGACCCAAACGAAATTAGCGAAATTTCGCTAGCCAATTCGA gatTCAGCATAAGGAAGCTGTACAAGGAGGGCCTCATTTTAAAGAAGCCGCAGAAGGTGCACAGCAGAGCCAGGGTCAGACTGTACAAGTTGGCaaaaagaaagggaagaCATATGGGTATAGGTAAAAGAAGAGGTACGAAGAACGCCAGAACGAATCAGAAAACCTTGTGGATTAAACGACAGCGTGTGTTGAGGAGACTGCTAAAGAGATTGAGGGATGCCAAGAAAATAGATAGACACTTGTACCACTCCTTTTATTTGAAATGCAAAGGTAaccaatttaaaaataagaggACGTTAATTGAGGCCATACAGAGAGAGAAAACGGAGACCCTGAAGAAGAAATCAATAGCCGACCAGTTGGAGGCCAAGCGATTAAAGGCCCAGGTGCTACGAAACAAGAGAAAGTTAAAGAAGGACAAGGAGGCCCTATCCTAA